One window of Magnetococcales bacterium genomic DNA carries:
- a CDS encoding radical SAM protein, which yields MNILCLIPPYIPSYFNAGHHLSVFMIGAYLRARSRDTQVTCLDGAALNMTWRALGEILIQGFDLVVLINDFDATDTFERTIAYIRALSPQARILTAGRLSCRLPDLFFTLDLDAVHGSGDPEAAVASYLDHLATSEKKPYVAGVAVRRDDGSFSQAGKSTPLPPEAWILPEVDEIPHEAYSRLYLDDHHKFCGIPERLELVVPVARGCPVGCAFCDVPPLQGTTERRLDVERTLDYIRSSFRKKPFEYVSFYAPTFTLKAQWVRDLCQEMIALGSPWPWKCVTVPHLLDRELVALMGQAGCVRLSVGIETLDSVPMQGLPRLKHTYRDQFDSLAYWCRSAGIELNCFIILGLPGDTLAGVRATVEAVSAAGARLRTSIHTPYQLLAPGMDHRTIARFNRHLFVSDHPDLQERHAYYRMFFERDSKPTAVMEMIPQRRDSTHG from the coding sequence ATGAACATTTTGTGTCTCATCCCTCCCTACATACCGAGCTATTTCAACGCCGGACACCATTTGTCGGTCTTCATGATCGGGGCCTATCTGCGCGCCCGGTCACGGGATACACAGGTCACCTGCCTCGACGGAGCCGCCCTCAACATGACCTGGCGGGCGCTCGGCGAGATATTGATCCAGGGATTCGATCTGGTGGTGCTCATCAATGATTTCGATGCCACCGATACCTTCGAGCGCACCATTGCCTACATCCGGGCCTTGTCCCCCCAGGCACGCATTCTGACCGCCGGGCGGCTGAGTTGCCGCCTTCCCGACCTGTTCTTCACCCTGGATCTGGATGCCGTCCACGGCTCGGGAGACCCGGAAGCCGCAGTGGCATCCTACCTGGATCATCTGGCCACATCCGAAAAGAAACCTTATGTGGCTGGTGTGGCGGTGCGTCGTGACGACGGTTCCTTTTCCCAGGCAGGCAAATCCACCCCCCTGCCGCCCGAAGCGTGGATCCTGCCCGAGGTCGATGAAATCCCCCATGAGGCCTACAGCCGCCTGTATCTCGATGACCACCACAAGTTTTGTGGCATCCCCGAGCGACTGGAACTCGTGGTCCCCGTGGCCCGAGGATGCCCGGTCGGCTGCGCCTTCTGCGATGTCCCGCCCCTCCAGGGGACGACGGAACGGCGTCTCGATGTCGAACGCACCCTGGATTACATACGTTCGTCCTTCCGGAAAAAACCGTTCGAATATGTCAGTTTCTACGCCCCGACCTTTACGCTCAAGGCCCAATGGGTGCGTGATTTGTGTCAGGAAATGATCGCCCTCGGGTCTCCATGGCCGTGGAAATGCGTGACCGTGCCGCACCTTCTGGACCGGGAACTGGTAGCGCTGATGGGCCAGGCCGGCTGCGTTCGCCTGAGCGTCGGCATCGAAACACTGGATTCGGTCCCCATGCAGGGCCTGCCAAGGCTCAAACACACATACAGGGACCAGTTCGACTCCCTGGCATACTGGTGCCGCAGTGCGGGCATCGAACTCAACTGTTTCATCATCCTGGGACTGCCCGGAGATACCCTGGCCGGAGTCCGGGCTACCGTTGAGGCGGTGTCCGCGGCAGGAGCGCGATTGCGAACTTCAATCCATACCCCCTACCAACTGCTCGCCCCCGGAATGGACCACCGAACAATTGCCCGCTTCAACCGCCATCTGTTCGTTTCCGACCATCCGGATCTCCAGGAGCGCCACGCCTACTACCGCATGTTCTTCGAACGCGACAGCAAACCAACCGCCGTGATGGAAATGATCCCCCAGCGTCGGGACTCGACCCATGGCTGA
- a CDS encoding tyrosine-protein phosphatase, whose protein sequence is MNNLRNPGATTDCPGRSLGNGHAFDAEPGHDTPWNGHGIGLNLRPLAEGENVCHGLFRTGDVTILRPDQARRLRDHGGIRFFLDLRGESELRRYGRALSLEQVGIAILNWPVMARDASAITGRRPGNKAYARYYFSILDDMAAHVSDLFAWLAALKGAPLLFGCHAGKDRTSLVAMLLLHVLGANTPVIARDHEQSGAHLLPHLHHFRDKWERKGETPEEYAVRLDARGETMRQTLEMIEEAFGGIGAWLKQCGVQEHHLQAIRLHYGRSTMTQGPT, encoded by the coding sequence TTGAATAACCTTCGGAATCCTGGCGCCACGACGGACTGTCCCGGTCGATCCCTCGGGAATGGCCATGCCTTCGACGCCGAGCCAGGTCACGATACGCCATGGAACGGTCATGGCATCGGACTCAATCTTCGTCCACTGGCGGAGGGTGAGAACGTTTGCCATGGCCTGTTCCGCACCGGGGATGTAACGATTCTCCGACCTGACCAGGCCCGACGGTTGCGGGATCATGGGGGGATTCGCTTCTTTCTGGATTTGCGTGGCGAATCCGAACTGCGCCGCTACGGCAGGGCCTTATCCCTGGAACAGGTCGGCATCGCCATTCTCAATTGGCCAGTGATGGCCCGTGACGCCTCGGCCATCACCGGACGCCGTCCAGGCAACAAAGCCTATGCCCGGTATTATTTTTCCATCCTTGACGATATGGCCGCCCATGTGTCCGATCTGTTCGCCTGGCTTGCGGCCTTGAAGGGGGCGCCGCTTCTTTTTGGCTGCCATGCCGGAAAGGACCGCACCAGCCTGGTCGCCATGCTGTTGCTCCACGTCCTGGGGGCCAACACCCCGGTCATCGCCCGGGACCATGAACAAAGCGGCGCCCACCTGCTGCCCCATCTTCATCATTTCCGCGACAAGTGGGAACGAAAGGGTGAAACCCCGGAGGAATACGCCGTCCGACTGGATGCCCGTGGAGAAACCATGCGCCAAACCCTTGAAATGATCGAGGAGGCCTTCGGGGGAATCGGGGCTTGGCTTAAGCAATGTGGCGTCCAGGAACATCATCTCCAAGCCATCCGCCTTCATTATGGCCGTTCAACCATGACGCAGGGACCGACATGA
- a CDS encoding 2OG-Fe(II) oxygenase, whose translation MLNLEAIRNAKMFDFPFQWGIADGILPSNPKSIQMCDDFPVDSFRYRRHLNGRYMRRPFVPLAAKDTFNSDELPKSYNELGETLTSSAYREALAKVTGINLKDAPMEAAMWRSDASTVFAMHDDQAQKLLTHVIYLNQGWNKRNGGVLQILASHDEDDVAFEIVPRLGLSVLIGRADNSWHNITPISRVAPDSRNTITVHFYRPGTREKDLPAR comes from the coding sequence ATGCTCAACCTGGAAGCCATTCGCAATGCCAAGATGTTCGATTTTCCCTTTCAATGGGGAATCGCCGACGGGATTCTTCCCTCGAACCCAAAATCAATCCAGATGTGTGACGATTTTCCCGTCGATTCCTTTCGCTACCGCCGTCACCTCAACGGACGGTACATGCGCCGCCCCTTTGTCCCATTGGCGGCCAAGGACACCTTCAACAGCGATGAACTGCCCAAATCCTACAACGAACTGGGCGAAACCCTCACCAGTTCCGCCTATCGGGAAGCCCTGGCCAAGGTCACCGGAATCAATCTCAAGGATGCCCCCATGGAAGCGGCCATGTGGCGGTCGGATGCCAGCACCGTTTTCGCCATGCATGACGATCAGGCGCAGAAACTGCTGACCCATGTGATCTACCTCAATCAGGGCTGGAACAAACGCAACGGCGGCGTCCTGCAAATTCTTGCCAGCCATGACGAGGATGACGTGGCCTTCGAAATCGTGCCGCGTCTGGGGCTGTCGGTCCTGATTGGCCGGGCGGACAACTCATGGCACAACATCACCCCCATCAGTCGCGTCGCCCCGGATTCGCGCAATACCATCACCGTCCATTTCTACCGCCCCGGGACCCGCGAAAAAGATCTTCCTGCCCGATAA
- the truD gene encoding tRNA pseudouridine(13) synthase TruD, which yields MAIPEGNRITVEPPAILKCIHSDFRVVEVPLISPWTTNEGEYTHVWLDKGGWTTFDAEKTIGAFFDLPVQEVGSAGLKDEDGITRQLCSVRRRLTTKDLEAFNTCFQPGTSGSFLRLHSIEGHSHHPIRPRNLFGNSFRIVVRNLNVATAGKIWDSLKSNIHFSMANYYDLQRFGLPGHPPTNHLIGESLVQRDRQRAQRLIEEAGEHIIPKGNDLLEWLEKNHPKILGFYVDAFNSMRWNTLASLRFHATSSAGAPFRLGDLFDLWLPSDLSQCAVEPVLEYECHQWKPKENTPPIRRRRPAVITTNIFADPPMDDALHPGRVALPVSFMLPTGGYATMLMRQLLLRFGIHMRVNDGRNASFLG from the coding sequence ATGGCAATTCCGGAAGGCAATCGAATCACGGTGGAACCGCCGGCAATCCTCAAGTGCATTCATTCCGACTTTCGCGTGGTCGAGGTCCCCTTGATCTCACCCTGGACCACCAACGAGGGGGAATATACCCATGTCTGGCTCGACAAGGGAGGATGGACCACCTTCGATGCGGAAAAAACGATTGGCGCCTTTTTCGATCTTCCGGTTCAGGAGGTCGGCAGCGCCGGTCTCAAGGACGAGGACGGTATTACCCGTCAACTCTGTTCCGTCCGTCGGCGCCTGACCACCAAGGATCTCGAAGCGTTCAACACATGTTTCCAACCAGGGACTTCCGGCTCCTTTCTTCGTCTGCATTCCATCGAAGGTCATTCTCATCATCCGATCCGGCCACGCAACCTGTTCGGCAACAGCTTCCGAATCGTTGTACGTAATTTGAACGTCGCCACTGCCGGGAAGATATGGGATTCCCTGAAAAGCAACATTCATTTCTCCATGGCGAACTACTACGATCTGCAACGCTTTGGACTCCCCGGCCATCCCCCCACCAACCACCTCATCGGCGAAAGCCTCGTCCAGCGGGATCGGCAAAGGGCGCAACGGTTGATCGAAGAAGCCGGGGAACACATCATCCCCAAGGGTAACGACCTTCTGGAATGGCTGGAAAAAAATCATCCTAAAATTCTTGGCTTTTACGTCGATGCCTTCAACAGCATGCGCTGGAACACCTTGGCTTCGTTACGGTTCCACGCCACATCGTCCGCAGGTGCGCCGTTTCGACTCGGAGACTTGTTCGATCTATGGCTCCCCAGCGATCTGTCTCAATGTGCCGTGGAACCGGTGCTGGAATACGAATGCCATCAATGGAAACCGAAGGAAAACACACCTCCCATCCGCCGCCGCAGGCCAGCCGTGATCACTACCAACATCTTTGCCGATCCTCCCATGGACGATGCCCTGCATCCAGGCAGGGTGGCACTCCCGGTCTCCTTCATGTTGCCTACAGGCGGATATGCCACCATGCTGATGCGTCAACTTCTCCTCCGTTTCGGAATCCACATGCGGGTCAATGATGGCAGAAATGCATCTTTTCTTGGTTGA
- a CDS encoding EAL domain-containing protein, whose protein sequence is MMERNLKDARILIVDDVPNNIRILGRMLEAYTILYATNGADALKLACGDPPDLVLLDAMMPEMDGFSVCAALKNNAHTKDIPVIMITAMTEPEAEAHGFAAGAVDFLTKPVNPPTVLARVHAHLTLKRQRDELKKTNQELHAEIENRRLLEDKLREQAEFDLLTGLPNRSLFKDRLKQAILQAQRNHMLFALLFIDLDRFKWVNDTLGHDAGDSLLIEVSRRLEREVRKSDTVARLGGDEFTIVLNHLFHESMAELVARKILEQLSLPFSLKGQQVAISGSIGIALFPNDGATIDELTRNADAAMYQSKESGRNAVRFFSPEINRQACERLRFEGELRKAIFNGELYLDYQPKVKTSTGRLTGMEALVRWNHPERGIMFPNQFIHFAETCGLISQLGAWVLRNACQDAAAWTKNGFGGLKLAVNLSALQLQNGPKLIELVEECIADSGLRPGQLELEITESMMLKDATISANVLMKLHEMGISITLDDFGTGHSSLALLRTLPVGAIKIDRSFVHGVQAESYNCNLVGAMIAMAKNLNLGVVIEGVESADQLDIMKHCGGDEVQGFYFSPPLGRESFQDLLHGRLPLGGGL, encoded by the coding sequence ATGATGGAACGAAATCTCAAGGATGCACGGATTCTCATCGTCGATGATGTTCCCAACAATATCCGCATCCTTGGCCGAATGTTGGAGGCCTACACAATCCTTTACGCCACCAATGGCGCGGATGCCCTGAAACTGGCCTGCGGCGATCCACCCGATCTGGTCCTCCTGGATGCCATGATGCCCGAAATGGATGGTTTTTCCGTTTGCGCGGCGCTGAAAAACAACGCCCATACAAAAGATATACCGGTCATCATGATCACCGCCATGACGGAACCGGAGGCGGAAGCCCATGGATTTGCCGCGGGCGCGGTCGATTTTCTGACCAAACCGGTCAATCCACCCACGGTTCTGGCCCGGGTTCATGCCCATCTGACCCTGAAAAGGCAGCGTGACGAACTGAAAAAAACCAACCAGGAATTGCATGCCGAGATCGAAAATCGCCGCCTCCTGGAAGACAAACTGAGAGAACAGGCCGAATTCGACCTGCTGACCGGCCTGCCCAACCGCTCCCTGTTCAAGGACCGACTGAAACAGGCGATCCTGCAGGCGCAACGCAATCACATGTTGTTTGCCCTCCTGTTCATCGACCTGGACCGGTTCAAATGGGTCAACGATACCTTGGGCCATGATGCGGGCGATTCGTTGTTGATCGAGGTTTCCCGAAGACTTGAACGCGAAGTCCGCAAATCGGACACGGTCGCCCGTCTGGGTGGTGACGAGTTCACCATCGTCCTCAACCATCTTTTTCACGAATCGATGGCGGAACTGGTCGCGCGCAAGATCCTCGAACAGTTGTCCCTCCCTTTTTCATTGAAGGGACAGCAGGTCGCCATTTCGGGAAGCATCGGCATCGCGCTCTTTCCCAACGATGGCGCCACCATCGACGAGTTGACCCGCAACGCCGACGCCGCCATGTATCAGTCCAAGGAGTCGGGAAGAAACGCGGTTCGTTTCTTCTCTCCAGAAATCAATCGCCAGGCGTGCGAACGGTTGCGCTTCGAAGGGGAATTGCGAAAGGCCATTTTCAACGGCGAACTGTACCTGGACTATCAACCCAAGGTCAAAACTTCCACCGGTCGTCTGACGGGAATGGAAGCCCTGGTTCGTTGGAACCATCCCGAACGAGGGATCATGTTTCCGAATCAGTTCATCCATTTTGCCGAGACCTGTGGTCTGATTTCGCAGCTTGGGGCATGGGTGCTGCGCAATGCGTGCCAGGACGCGGCGGCGTGGACCAAAAACGGGTTTGGCGGTCTGAAACTGGCGGTCAATCTTTCCGCGCTGCAACTTCAGAATGGTCCCAAATTGATTGAACTGGTCGAAGAATGTATCGCCGACAGCGGCCTGCGGCCAGGACAGTTGGAACTGGAAATCACCGAGAGCATGATGTTGAAGGATGCGACCATCTCGGCAAATGTTCTGATGAAACTGCATGAAATGGGAATTTCGATCACCCTGGACGATTTTGGCACGGGGCATTCCTCGCTTGCCCTGTTGCGCACCCTTCCGGTCGGGGCGATCAAGATCGACCGTTCCTTCGTTCACGGCGTCCAGGCGGAGTCGTACAACTGCAATCTGGTCGGCGCCATGATCGCCATGGCAAAAAACCTTAACCTTGGCGTGGTCATCGAGGGTGTGGAAAGCGCGGATCAATTGGATATCATGAAGCATTGCGGCGGCGATGAAGTGCAGGGATTCTACTTCAGCCCCCCCCTGGGACGGGAATCCTTCCAGGACCTTCTCCATGGAAGATTGCCATTGGGAGGAGGTTTATGA